TTAGCGTGCCGTTAATGTACAGCAGCGGATCAACCTGTTTTGGATCGCCCTGGTATACCCAGATCATGTTACCGATGTATTTGCGAAAGGCATCGCTTACCTGGTTAACGGTTAGCGCCTGCACCTTGCTAACCAGCGTATTAATGCGTTTCCAATCGTTAAACAAAACCTCGTTGCTCACAATGGCTCCGGCCTGGGCTCTGTTGGTTTCATTACGGTAATAAAAACTGGTTAAGTAAGTAGCTTTCATATTTTTCACCTCATCGGCCGTAAAACCCTCGTGTTTGGTGCGATCTACCAGCTTATCAAATACAGCAATGTAATCATTAGGCTTGGTTGTTGACACGGTTATTTTGGCTACCGATGTGGCGCCCACAGAAAAGCGGGCTTGCGGTGCGTATGACAGACCGTTGTTGGTGCGCACATCCAAAAAATGGCGATCATAAAAAATGTTCATGGCTATATTGAACGCATCAAAATCTATAGAACCTGCTTGCGGGCCGCTGGTTATGCCTTCAACGTAATTGGTAGCCAGCTCGCGTGCGTCTGACTTAAACTGATTGCTGTAGGGCCTGAAGAATGATTTTTTCAGGGTAAACGGCGCACCTTGTTTAACACCGGCCAGCATGGCTTTTACTTTCTGCTCAATATCAGCCTTTGGCAAATCGGCCACTACCACAATCAGCATTCTTGAACGGGTAAGGATGGTTGGGTAATATGCCTTTACATCATTTACCGTCAGCGCCGGCACCGTTTCCAGCGAACCTAATGGGTTAACCGCATAATCGCGCCCGACAAATGCCACCTTGTTGGCAAAGTTATCAATGGCAGCATCAGGCTGGCCGTCGGCTGCTTTGAGGGCAGTAATGGCGTTTTCTTTTACAATTTCGAAATCTTTTGCATCAAACTTTGGTTGGGTGATAGCCTCTGTATACAATGGCCACACGGTTTCAAAATCACTCTTGATACAGTTCATCCTCACTACCGAATAATCTTTATTGGCGTAGCCGGACATATCGGCGCTTACTTTATCCAACAGATCTTTAAACGCGTTCTTGTCGTGTTTCAGGGTGCCGCACTCCGTTAATGATGACATGGTCAGCGACTCGATACCCGCCTTGGTAGCCGGGTAGTTTTGCACGCCCCCTTTTATTACGGTTTGTATCTCTACAATATCATTACCGCTGGGCTGCACAATCACTTTAACGCCATCGACAGTGGTTTCATACGGCTCATTTTGTGCGTGGGCCGCGTTTATGCTGAATATTGATGCTGTTACTAACAGCAGAAACATGTTCTTTTTCATGTGTGATAATAGCTTTAAGTTTTACTTGGCCACAAAAAACGATGGTACATTGTACTGTTTGCTCAGCTCGGGCTTAATAATAATGCCCGATGTCATTGGCTTGCCGGTGATGTAAGTATCCAGGTACTTTTTGATATCGGCGCGGGTAACTTTCTGGTAGTTGCTGGTTAGGTCTGTATAATAATTGAGCGATGTGCTGCACCAGTTAAAACTCACCTGGCTTGGCAGCGATGATGGTTTTTCTTTGGCGTGGCTATCATCGCGCAGCAAAATGGCTTTGGCATCTGCCAGTTGCTCATCGGTATAATAGTTTGGGTCATTAAGCATGGCCAGCTGTTTGTTGACCTCGTCATAACACTCTTTTATTTTGTTAGGGTTTGGTACGATGAAGGCATCAATCTCGCCGGTATAACGTGAGGTGCCGTACTGCAGGCTGGCGCTGGCAGCCAAACCACTGTTTACCAATGCCTGGCTAAATTTTGATGAGTTTAAGCTCAAAACAGTCGAGAAAACATCGGCAGCCACGGTAGCCGCAGAGTCAGTCAGGTAAGATGGCCCTTGCCATGAGAACATCATGTATGGCGTTTTGGCGATAGAAGACTCTTTTACAAAGGCCGTGTTTTTTGTCATCGGCGGGAACGGCGGGATAGGATATTTTTGTATCGGGTCAAAACCGCTGCTGGCCCAGTCGCCAAAAATGCTTTCTACTTTGGCAAAGGCGTCTTCGTGTTTAACGGCGCCGCAAACAATCAGCAAGCTGTTGTTAGGGAAGTAGTACTTGTTTTTGATCACCATCATCTTCTCGGGTGTGGCGGTATTGATTACCTCGTGAATACCGATAGACATTTTGCGGGTAATCAGATCGCCCCAAAGGTTTTGGCTGATGCCATAAAATAATTGGAAGGTGGGGCTGCTTTCGGCACGCTGAAACTCGCCGTCAACCACCGGGCGTTCTTTCTGCATATCCTCCACCCTGTAAATCGGGAAACGGATGCACGAGTTCATAAACCGCAGACCGGTACTTAAGCTATCGGCATTGAAAGTAAAGAAATAGTTTACCCGCTCGTTGCCGGTAGTGCCGTTCCAGATGGCGCCCAGCTCCTGGGTTTTCTTCAGCAGTTTCTCTTGCGTCGGGTAATCTTTGTTGGCTTTAAAAAACATGTGCTCAAACAAGTGAGAGAGGCCGCTATACTCCGGTCCTTCGGTATAGGCACCATTTTTTACGGCAATCTCTACCGTGGCCAGTGGCACTTTGTTATTTTCAATAACCAGCACTTCCAGGCCGTTTGGTAATTTTTTCCAGAAATAGCCCTCGGGCAATCTTAACTGGGCCTGGGCAGATACAGCGCACAGCAGCGCAGCGCACAGGGCGAAAAGTTTAGTAAATTTCGGGATCATATATACAATGTTTCGTTAGTTACGCACTAAGATATTGGTTATTTGGCATGGCGGACAATGATTCGGCACAAAAAAGATCATCGCTTTATGGATTGGATGCAGTTTGTGGGGAGATGTTACAAGGATAATTTATAGAAGACAATTACGCAGGCTTATTCTATCCATTTAATTTACTGCGAGTTAACAATTCCCCACCCGGGCAATTATTCCCACATTAATAATTAAAATTCTACACCCCAGATGCCTTTTAAGCAAAAAATAACGCCTTTTTCAAATTGGCATCACTATTGAATTAGATTAAATGCCCTTCCAAATGGGCTTGTTTTTCATAGGTAGATGTAGGGTCGGAACACTGCGAGAGGGTTCCGACCTCTTTTTTTATAACAATCTGGTTTATTTCATAAAACTCCCGCAGCCCCTTAAATTTTGCATTCGGCACCATCTCCAACATCATTCTCAGAGTCAAAACAATTTCCTTTGGGTTAACAATTCCACACATGGGGGCTTTTTTACAACATCGACAGTTAAAACACACGCCCCAAACATGCCTTTTAAGCAAAATTTGCCCAATGTTTCCATCTGGCATCAATATTGAATTAAGTTAAATGCCCTTCCAACAGGGTTTGTTTTTCATAGGTAGATGTAGGGCCGGAACACTGCGAGAGGGTTCCGGCCTCTTTTTTTGCCTGCAACTCATCAGCATAAAAAAAGACCGCCCCATTACTGAAGCGGTCTGTATGTTATCACTCACTTTTTTATTACAGTGAGCCTTTAAATCAATCGGCTCTTGCTTAAACTACTGCTGCGCGGGTCTTGCACGTTGATCATCTTGCTGATCGCGCTGACGCTGTTGTTGTTGCTGCTGCTGTTGGCGTTGTTGCTCCGCTTGTTGCTGGCGCTGTTGTTGCTGTTGCTGCTGCTGTTGGCGCTGTTGCTCGGCTTGCTGCTGGCGCTGCTGTTGTTGCTGCTGACGAGCCTGGTCTGCCTGTTGCTGTTGCTGAGCTCGTTGTTGTTGCATCTGTTGCTGACGAGCCTGATCTGCCTGTTGCTGCTGTTGAGTACGTTGCTGTTGCATCTGTTGCTGACGGGCTTGATCTGCTTGTTGCTGTTGCTGCTGGCGTTGTTGTTGCGTTTGTTGCTGACGGGCCTGATCTGCCTGTTGCTGACGCTGCTGCTGTTGTTGCTGCGTCTGCTGCTGGCGGGCCTGATCGGCCTGCTGGCGTTGCTGATCATTTTGTTGCGGCGTTTGTTGCGAGCGCTGCTGATCCATCTGCTGGCGGCGTTGTTGCCACTGCTGCTGGCGCTGCTGATCATTTTGCGGCTGCGCTTGTTGCTGTTGCGGCTGTTGTTGTGGTTGTGCCTGCTGGCCACCCTGCATACGTTGCTGACGCTGTTGCTCAAATTGCTGACGGCGCTGATCCATTTGCTGGCGGGCATTGTTACGATCGTTTTGGCGTTGCTGATCCTGCTGCTGTTGTTGCTGCATTGGCTGCTGACGCTGCACACGCTGATCCTCATTCACCGGCGGGCGGCCCGGCATGGTTACCGGCGTTGGCTGCCTGTCTGTACGGGGTACATTTGGCCTGTTCTCGCGCACTATGTGGTTATCTGGTGCCGCGGTGCGGGCAAAGTTGGTAAAACGGGTACGGTTATCACCGGCGGTCTGCGCAGTTCTGCCACGGGATACCAGCCCCTGGTTAGGGTTGGCGGTACGGTAAGCACGCGCATCAACCACTCTTTGCGGACGGGCACCGGCATCTTGTCTTACAGCCGGACGATAAAAGTTAATAGCGCGGTCGTTATTAATGCGGGTTGCGCCTGGTCTGCCGGTGTTATTGATGTTGTAAACCACCACGCGGTCACGAGACACACGGCGAACATCAGCCAAACGCGGACCAATTACATAGCGGTGATCATTATAACGATAATCATTACGGATCCACCTGCTGCCGCGGATGATGGTTACCACTCTTGTACGCGGCACATAGTAATTGTAGATATATGGGCTACAGATGTAGGCCTGCGGCGCAAAAGTCCAATAAAAATCGGGCACCGAATAATTGTCACCAAAGGCCATATCAACATCTACACCAGGCCCCATTGGTGCCCAGCCGTAGTAGTCGTTGGTTTCGCGCCAGTCAACCCAGGCAGGTCCCCATTCGTAACCAGGTACCCATTCCCAGCCATAATATTCGTCAAAATACCATCGGCCGTAGTGGAAAGGCGCCCAGCCCCAGTCAAAATCGCTTACCCAGGTATTACCGTAAGCGGTTTCGGCCCAGTGGCCATCGGTAGCGTATGGTCTGAAATCTGCACCGGCATCCGGCACCCATACATCGCCATATTTCGGGTCATTAAGCCAGGTACCGTATGGAGCAAGCTCATCATAAAAGTCCTGGAAAGTAATATCGCCGCCATACTGAGCGAGCGACTTTTGCGGGGCTGCCATGCTAATAGTAAACACCATCAGCACCGTCCCTATTATTCTGCTAAGTTTTTTCATCTCCTATTATTCAATCAGGTTTAGTTGTTTGACTCTAAATATGACAAAATGTTTAATGCATTTGTTTGGATGATGTGCTTGTTACCTAAAAATTAAGTTAACTGCCCATAATTCATACCAATATGTCTGTATACCAACCGGCCGTTAAGGTAAATTTTTTTAAACAACCCGGCCCATTAATTTATTTATTGGATACTTTTACTCTACTAAACAACAAAGTAATATGAGCACAGTACACATTGCCCGCCTTGACCTTAACACCTACGTTAATGGCAGTGCAGAAGAGCGCAAACGCTTTTCTGACGATATTGGCCAAGCATTTAACGAAACCGGGTTTGTTACCATTACCAACCACGGTCTGGACAAGGCGCTGATAGATAACCTATACACCCAGGTTAAAGCCTTATTTGCCCAGCCTGACGCTGTAAAGCAAAAGTATGAAATTCCTGGCCTGGCCGGGCAGCGCGGCTACACCGGTAAAGGCAAAGAAACTGCTAAAGGTTTTAAAACACCCGACCTGAAAGAGTTTTGGCAAATAGGCCAAACCGTTACCGACGGCGACCCGGTAAAAAATGATTACCCGGATAACGTAATGGTTGAGGAACTGCCTGAGTTTAACACCGTAACCCGCGAGGTTTACCAGAAACTGGAAACCGCCGGCAAACACCTGCTACATGCTATTGCCGTTTACCTGGGTTTAGACGAGAATTATTTTGAACCAAAAGTGCACAATGGCAACTCTATCTTGCGCACGCTGCATTACTTTGGCATTGAGGATCCAGACAGCTTACCTGCTGATGCCGTGCGCGCCGGTGCCCATGAAGATATCAACCTGATTACCCTGCTGATTGGCGCCAGCGCCGACGGCCTGGAACTGTTAACCCGCGAGAACGAATGGTTCCCGGTGAAGGCACATGGTGAAGACGTGGTGGTAAACGTTGGCGATATGCTGCAACGCCTCACTAATGGCAAACTAAAATCAACCACGCATCGTGTGGTTAACCCACCACGCGAACAGATGAAAAACTCGCGCTACTC
This region of Mucilaginibacter yixingensis genomic DNA includes:
- a CDS encoding isopenicillin N synthase family oxygenase, which codes for MSTVHIARLDLNTYVNGSAEERKRFSDDIGQAFNETGFVTITNHGLDKALIDNLYTQVKALFAQPDAVKQKYEIPGLAGQRGYTGKGKETAKGFKTPDLKEFWQIGQTVTDGDPVKNDYPDNVMVEELPEFNTVTREVYQKLETAGKHLLHAIAVYLGLDENYFEPKVHNGNSILRTLHYFGIEDPDSLPADAVRAGAHEDINLITLLIGASADGLELLTRENEWFPVKAHGEDVVVNVGDMLQRLTNGKLKSTTHRVVNPPREQMKNSRYSVPFFLHPKSDMDLTSLESCIDAGHPKQFSDMTAGEYLDERLREIGLKK
- a CDS encoding pitrilysin family protein, which translates into the protein MKKNMFLLLVTASIFSINAAHAQNEPYETTVDGVKVIVQPSGNDIVEIQTVIKGGVQNYPATKAGIESLTMSSLTECGTLKHDKNAFKDLLDKVSADMSGYANKDYSVVRMNCIKSDFETVWPLYTEAITQPKFDAKDFEIVKENAITALKAADGQPDAAIDNFANKVAFVGRDYAVNPLGSLETVPALTVNDVKAYYPTILTRSRMLIVVVADLPKADIEQKVKAMLAGVKQGAPFTLKKSFFRPYSNQFKSDARELATNYVEGITSGPQAGSIDFDAFNIAMNIFYDRHFLDVRTNNGLSYAPQARFSVGATSVAKITVSTTKPNDYIAVFDKLVDRTKHEGFTADEVKNMKATYLTSFYYRNETNRAQAGAIVSNEVLFNDWKRINTLVSKVQALTVNQVSDAFRKYIGNMIWVYQGDPKQVDPLLYINGTLKHDNPVTH
- a CDS encoding DUF6600 domain-containing protein, which produces MKKLSRIIGTVLMVFTISMAAPQKSLAQYGGDITFQDFYDELAPYGTWLNDPKYGDVWVPDAGADFRPYATDGHWAETAYGNTWVSDFDWGWAPFHYGRWYFDEYYGWEWVPGYEWGPAWVDWRETNDYYGWAPMGPGVDVDMAFGDNYSVPDFYWTFAPQAYICSPYIYNYYVPRTRVVTIIRGSRWIRNDYRYNDHRYVIGPRLADVRRVSRDRVVVYNINNTGRPGATRINNDRAINFYRPAVRQDAGARPQRVVDARAYRTANPNQGLVSRGRTAQTAGDNRTRFTNFARTAAPDNHIVRENRPNVPRTDRQPTPVTMPGRPPVNEDQRVQRQQPMQQQQQQDQQRQNDRNNARQQMDQRRQQFEQQRQQRMQGGQQAQPQQQPQQQQAQPQNDQQRQQQWQQRRQQMDQQRSQQTPQQNDQQRQQADQARQQQTQQQQQQRQQQADQARQQQTQQQRQQQQQQADQARQQQMQQQRTQQQQQADQARQQQMQQQRAQQQQQADQARQQQQQQRQQQAEQQRQQQQQQQQQRQQQAEQQRQQQQQQQQRQRDQQDDQRARPAQQ
- a CDS encoding pitrilysin family protein; this translates as MIPKFTKLFALCAALLCAVSAQAQLRLPEGYFWKKLPNGLEVLVIENNKVPLATVEIAVKNGAYTEGPEYSGLSHLFEHMFFKANKDYPTQEKLLKKTQELGAIWNGTTGNERVNYFFTFNADSLSTGLRFMNSCIRFPIYRVEDMQKERPVVDGEFQRAESSPTFQLFYGISQNLWGDLITRKMSIGIHEVINTATPEKMMVIKNKYYFPNNSLLIVCGAVKHEDAFAKVESIFGDWASSGFDPIQKYPIPPFPPMTKNTAFVKESSIAKTPYMMFSWQGPSYLTDSAATVAADVFSTVLSLNSSKFSQALVNSGLAASASLQYGTSRYTGEIDAFIVPNPNKIKECYDEVNKQLAMLNDPNYYTDEQLADAKAILLRDDSHAKEKPSSLPSQVSFNWCSTSLNYYTDLTSNYQKVTRADIKKYLDTYITGKPMTSGIIIKPELSKQYNVPSFFVAK